Genomic DNA from uncultured Methanospirillum sp.:
GGTTGGACTTCTCCATAGTGGAGGTCTTATTCATGGTGATCTGACTACCTGTAATATGATCATCAGGAATGAGCACTGCTATCTTATTGACTTTGGACTTGGATACAATTCAACAGAGATTGAGGCGCGTGGAGTGGATATCCATGTCCTGTTTCAGGTACTTGAGAGCACGGCACCTGATGAACTGGAGTTGAAGAAAGCATTCAGTGAAGGGTACAGGCAGACTTTTCCTGAAGCTGATGATGTTCTTATCCGTGAGCATGAAATTGATCTACGGGGCCGGTATCTGTGAAAATCACCTTTGTCACCAGTAATTTGCATAAAGCACGGGAAGCTGCCGGCATCTTCTCCGGAATTGCTGAGGTGGAGCATGTTGAACTGGAATGTCCTGAAGTCCGGAACGAATCTGTTGCCGAGGTTGCAAAAGGCAAAGCAGCATATGCTTACAGTATACTTAATCGTCCGGTGATCACTGATGATACCGGCTTCTTCGTCTCAGCACTAAATGGTTTTCCCGGTTCATGTGCGGCATATGTTCAGAAGACTATCGGGAATGAGGGGATCCTCCACCTTCTCTCTGATAAGACAGATCGGTCGGCCTGGTTTGAAACTGGTATTGCCTATGCTGATGCAGATGGTATCTCTGTGTTTGTTGGCAGGATTGACGGTACTGTCGTATCACCGAGGGGAAGCCAGGGGTTCGGCTACGATCCGATATTCTCGGTTGCCGGTAAGACTCTTGCAGAGATGAATGCAGAGGAGAAGAATGCAATCTCACACAGGAGTCGTGGGCTGCTTGCACTTCGGGAGTGGCTGATCAGCTAGGTGATCCCTGTATGTTTGCGGCGGTGGTGTTCATCCATGCTGATGGTGTGAAAACCCGGCGGATGTGTTTCCATAACACTTATGTGAAGTAAGAACCTTCTTTATAGGACAGATAGTTCGAGTGGAGTAATATCATGGCACGTTTTCCTGAGGCAGAAGCACGTCTGCTTAATGTTAAAGTATGTATGCACTGTAACGCACGGAATCCTGTTCGTGCAACGGCATGCAGAAAATGCGGCTATAAAAATCTGAGACCAAAGAACAAAGAGCGTAAAGCCTGATAATTCAGGCGCTATAATACGTTACTCTTTTTCCTTTCGATGCATATTCGCCTTTAAAGGTCTCGATATTTCGCTTGTATCCGATCCGATCCGTGATTCCGATAGAGCGGAGCTTCTCGCGCACCTGCATGACCTCCTCTTCATTCTCCCAGTCAGCCGTGTAGACATACAGAACTTTACGTTCATCACGTGAATCAGGATTTTTCTTTGCGGTTGAGACTTTTGCAGAGATTCCCAGTTCTTTCTGCCAGGTTAAATCACGGATCTTCTTCCAGATCTCATCAACCTGGTCTGGTTGGACAAAGATAAGCCACTTTCCTGCCCGTTCATCCTCTGTTGCATGAGGGTCAGTGTCTGGTCCATCCTGAATGATCCAGTATGACTGGGTTGTTTTCGTGGGGACTACCCCCTCTCCTTCAATGATAAGCCGGTACATCTCATCAGGTGATGCAAACCGTTCCTGCAGATGAGTTTCTAGTTCTGGATACAGTTCCTTAAATTGGGTAAAAATCTCGTTGAATTCATTTTGAAATGATGTACCTTCTTCTACAAGATGATAGAGTGGTGTTTTTCTGAGATGAAACTGTGTGGTAAGATAGTGCTCAAAGATCCCGTACGCAATATCTGCCAGGGCCTCGATCTCACTCCTGTCCATGTACAAGGATTGTGAAGTGTAGCAAAAAAGATAGTTATTTGACGAGAGGTGGTCTGGAGTTCTTCCCGGTGTTGTGCCGGGGAATTAACCGGGATTCCGGGAACTTCAGGGGAACGCTGGTGTAAAATTCGGGTACAGGTGGCTGATACTCTTCCATGCCCGCTTTGCAGCGTCCAGATCCGCATATGCCTGATCACCGATATCTTCACGGAAATCCATCTGGATATGATTTGGGCCTGTCTGTCCCTTGTAATCCTGCATCTCCTCTGCTGCTTTCATGTCATAGAACAGGAATTTTGTGATGTTTCTTGCTTCAGCATAAAAATCCTGTTTTACGTTCTTCTTCACCAGGTCATAATAGGCTGACTGGAGTTCCATGAGATTGTTTTCGGTAGGAAATGGGTTGGTCAGATTTTTTATTGCAAAATCAGCGCGCTCCTGAAAGGCTTTGTCATCAAATGGCTGTGAGGAATTTGGTATTTTTAACTGGGGTGAAATGGTTGAGGGTTCCACTCCGCTCACTACGGATACTGAAATAAGAAGAACAACGGCAATTAATCCTATTGCCAGATATGAGAATTTCATATATGAGGTTTTTACATCTGGCTAGATGA
This window encodes:
- the rdgB gene encoding RdgB/HAM1 family non-canonical purine NTP pyrophosphatase, giving the protein MKITFVTSNLHKAREAAGIFSGIAEVEHVELECPEVRNESVAEVAKGKAAYAYSILNRPVITDDTGFFVSALNGFPGSCAAYVQKTIGNEGILHLLSDKTDRSAWFETGIAYADADGISVFVGRIDGTVVSPRGSQGFGYDPIFSVAGKTLAEMNAEEKNAISHRSRGLLALREWLIS
- a CDS encoding 50S ribosomal protein L40e, which codes for MARFPEAEARLLNVKVCMHCNARNPVRATACRKCGYKNLRPKNKERKA
- a CDS encoding putative phosphothreonine lyase domain-containg protein → MDRSEIEALADIAYGIFEHYLTTQFHLRKTPLYHLVEEGTSFQNEFNEIFTQFKELYPELETHLQERFASPDEMYRLIIEGEGVVPTKTTQSYWIIQDGPDTDPHATEDERAGKWLIFVQPDQVDEIWKKIRDLTWQKELGISAKVSTAKKNPDSRDERKVLYVYTADWENEEEVMQVREKLRSIGITDRIGYKRNIETFKGEYASKGKRVTYYSA